From a region of the Tenggerimyces flavus genome:
- a CDS encoding penicillin-binding transpeptidase domain-containing protein yields MWARVLRTSCALIALALIPLACSKDDPRDQAGPVVEGFAKAWTSGQAKSVTDAIQVAAESKQATAALADFKKTLDVSSTKVTPNGEVTCLDDEALKNAVKSIDPKPQAICRQQVTVLLDLDGLGPWSYHTSVEVYRTGEEAWRVHWTPETLHPDLSATTRIQRNRDLPPRASILDRAGKPITEDRPVFRVGVEAGKVTAATYSQLANLVGVNTANLKKRVDAAPKTQLVDVIVLREAAYSNVSSSLDDVPGVIVTEGKRSLAPSSSYGRAILGAVSVATAESLKTAGPLAGPTDDVGGSGLQLAFQQQLAGKPGGSIEMYDKESDSLTGTLLEVQPEPGTPLQTTLDRRVQNAAEAVVAGQAKPTAVVAVQASTGEILAAANGPGVTSFNRAFVGKYPPGSTFKAVSAAALLDAGMVEASTPVECPANVVVGGFRFKNSHSFQLPVGTFQNAFAHSCNTTMVERAAQLDNDAMPDMAARFGIGEKWDLGVPAFSGSVPEPRDLTDRAATMIGQSRVEMSALGMALVAGTVASGQPQKPVLLPKEKPGGPVGEKLPDSVHKDLRNLMRAVVMTGSAKLLNLPGEPVFAKTGTAEYGSADPPRTHAWMIGFRGDLAFAVVIDDGGGGGADAGPVAKRFLDLAPVIK; encoded by the coding sequence ATGTGGGCAAGGGTTCTCCGTACGAGCTGTGCGCTCATCGCGCTCGCACTGATCCCGCTTGCCTGCAGCAAGGACGACCCGCGCGACCAGGCCGGTCCGGTCGTCGAGGGCTTCGCGAAGGCGTGGACGTCCGGCCAGGCGAAGTCCGTCACCGACGCGATTCAGGTGGCCGCCGAGTCCAAGCAGGCGACCGCCGCGCTGGCGGACTTCAAGAAGACCCTGGACGTCTCGAGTACGAAGGTCACGCCGAACGGCGAGGTCACGTGCCTCGACGACGAAGCGCTGAAGAACGCCGTCAAGAGCATCGATCCCAAGCCGCAGGCGATCTGCCGCCAGCAGGTCACCGTTCTGCTGGACCTCGACGGGCTCGGCCCGTGGAGCTACCACACCTCGGTCGAGGTCTACCGCACGGGCGAAGAGGCGTGGCGCGTGCACTGGACGCCGGAGACCCTGCACCCCGATCTGTCGGCGACGACCCGGATCCAGCGCAACCGCGACCTCCCCCCGCGCGCGTCGATCCTCGACCGCGCGGGCAAGCCGATCACCGAGGACCGGCCGGTCTTCCGCGTGGGCGTCGAGGCGGGCAAGGTGACGGCGGCGACGTACTCGCAGCTCGCGAACCTCGTCGGGGTCAACACCGCGAACCTCAAGAAGCGCGTCGACGCCGCGCCGAAGACCCAGCTCGTCGACGTGATCGTGCTGCGCGAGGCGGCGTACTCGAACGTCTCCTCGTCGCTGGACGACGTGCCCGGCGTGATCGTGACCGAGGGCAAGCGTTCGCTCGCGCCCTCGTCCTCCTACGGCCGGGCGATCCTCGGCGCGGTGTCCGTGGCGACCGCCGAGTCGTTGAAGACGGCCGGTCCGCTCGCGGGACCGACGGACGACGTGGGTGGCTCGGGGCTGCAGCTCGCGTTCCAGCAGCAGCTCGCGGGCAAGCCGGGCGGTTCGATCGAGATGTACGACAAGGAGTCCGACTCGCTGACGGGCACCCTGCTCGAGGTGCAGCCGGAGCCGGGGACGCCGTTGCAGACCACGCTGGACCGGCGCGTGCAGAACGCGGCGGAGGCCGTGGTCGCGGGCCAGGCGAAGCCCACTGCGGTGGTGGCGGTGCAGGCGAGCACGGGTGAGATTCTCGCGGCGGCGAACGGGCCGGGCGTGACGTCGTTCAACCGCGCGTTCGTGGGGAAGTACCCGCCTGGGTCGACGTTCAAGGCGGTCAGCGCCGCGGCGTTGTTGGACGCGGGGATGGTCGAGGCCTCGACGCCGGTGGAGTGCCCGGCGAACGTGGTGGTCGGTGGGTTCCGGTTCAAGAACTCGCACTCGTTCCAGCTGCCGGTGGGGACGTTCCAGAACGCGTTCGCGCACTCGTGCAACACGACGATGGTCGAGCGCGCCGCGCAGCTGGACAACGACGCGATGCCGGACATGGCGGCTCGGTTCGGGATCGGCGAGAAGTGGGACCTGGGCGTTCCCGCGTTCTCCGGCTCGGTGCCGGAGCCGCGAGACCTGACCGACCGCGCGGCGACGATGATCGGGCAGAGCCGCGTGGAGATGTCGGCGCTGGGCATGGCGTTGGTGGCGGGAACGGTCGCGTCCGGGCAACCGCAGAAGCCGGTGCTGCTGCCGAAGGAGAAGCCGGGCGGTCCGGTGGGGGAGAAGCTGCCGGACTCGGTGCACAAGGACCTGCGGAACCTGATGCGCGCCGTGGTGATGACCGGCTCGGCGAAGCTGCTCAACCTGCCGGGTGAGCCGGTGTTCGCCAAGACGGGGACGGCGGAGTACGGCTCGGCGGACCCGCCGCGCACGCACGCGTGGATGATCGGCTTCCGCGGCGACTTGGCGTTCGCGGTGGTGATCGACGACGGCGGCGGTGGCGGCGCGGACGCCGGCCCGGTGGCGAAGCGCTTCCTGGACCTCGCTCCGGTCATCAAGTAA
- a CDS encoding archease — protein sequence MSSTVGHQMLPHTADVRFEAWAPTREECVAEAVVAAVETFVDVSTAEPTAEVAFQVDAAEPVDLLAAVLDELIFLMDTRDLLPLRADVRAATDGALDVRFTMTAVAQATLIGAVPKAVSLHEIAFEQNEPDRWVCLVTLDV from the coding sequence ATGAGCTCCACTGTCGGTCACCAGATGCTGCCGCACACGGCGGATGTGCGGTTCGAGGCGTGGGCGCCGACGCGGGAGGAGTGCGTTGCGGAGGCGGTCGTGGCGGCTGTCGAGACGTTCGTCGACGTCTCGACCGCCGAGCCCACGGCGGAAGTCGCCTTCCAGGTGGACGCCGCGGAGCCAGTCGACCTGCTCGCGGCGGTGCTGGACGAGCTGATCTTCCTGATGGACACCCGCGACCTCCTCCCGCTCCGCGCCGACGTACGAGCGGCGACCGACGGCGCGCTGGACGTCCGCTTCACGATGACCGCGGTCGCCCAAGCCACCCTGATCGGCGCCGTGCCCAAGGCGGTGTCTCTGCACGAGATCGCCTTCGAGCAGAACGAGCCTGACCGCTGGGTGTGCCTCGTGACGCTGGACGTCTGA
- a CDS encoding HAD family hydrolase — protein MLLMLDLDNTLVDRDAAFRLVVADLLAEHGQPAADGDWVMSIDGSGFEPREDVERAMVARYGAEVPVAAIRALLNGGAAERVELSDDTRSALEAAKAGGWRLAIVTNGRVPQQEKKIRRTGLDAIVDAWVVSDGVGHRKPEPEIFHAAAVAAGTDLAHAWMIGDNESADIAGADRLGLPNVWVSNGRAWVEQTFRPTHVALTCVAAIHHVLSRS, from the coding sequence ATGCTGCTGATGCTCGACCTCGACAACACGCTGGTCGACCGGGACGCCGCGTTCCGGCTCGTGGTCGCGGATCTGCTCGCCGAGCACGGACAGCCGGCCGCGGACGGGGACTGGGTGATGTCCATCGACGGCAGCGGGTTCGAGCCTCGCGAGGACGTCGAACGCGCGATGGTCGCACGCTACGGCGCGGAGGTGCCCGTTGCGGCGATCCGCGCGTTGCTCAACGGTGGCGCCGCGGAACGGGTCGAGCTCTCCGACGACACGCGGTCCGCGTTGGAGGCAGCGAAGGCGGGGGGTTGGCGGCTCGCGATCGTGACGAACGGCCGCGTTCCTCAACAGGAGAAGAAGATTCGGCGTACCGGCCTGGACGCGATCGTCGACGCCTGGGTCGTGTCGGACGGCGTGGGCCACCGCAAGCCGGAGCCGGAGATCTTCCACGCCGCAGCCGTCGCCGCCGGAACGGACCTCGCCCACGCTTGGATGATCGGCGACAACGAGTCAGCCGACATCGCCGGTGCGGACCGCCTCGGCCTGCCGAACGTGTGGGTGTCGAACGGCCGCGCGTGGGTCGAGCAGACGTTCCGCCCGACCCACGTCGCGCTCACGTGCGTGGCCGCCATCCACCACGTTCTCTCCAGGTCCTAG
- a CDS encoding DUF402 domain-containing protein, which produces MDLLRDHDFHPREDTVRVFQHPPAGVLRADADCLVVVARYGDVLLWHYAFRDRWFKVNVTTDQEGALVETAPSEGAPAFAFNIDLATPLRLEGRNAYAVDLELDVLVHADGVSQVVTDEDDFEWSVRAGLISPAEAAATRAELRRLVGDIERGDLLALLRRAWPLGKVDAPGASPVVRVPVADVAAIRPRTRLTWTA; this is translated from the coding sequence GTGGATCTGCTTCGCGACCACGACTTCCACCCCCGCGAGGACACCGTCCGCGTGTTCCAGCACCCACCGGCCGGCGTGCTCCGCGCCGATGCCGACTGCCTCGTCGTCGTGGCCCGGTACGGCGACGTCCTGCTCTGGCACTACGCGTTCCGGGACCGCTGGTTCAAGGTCAACGTCACCACCGACCAGGAGGGCGCGCTCGTCGAGACCGCGCCGAGCGAGGGGGCGCCGGCGTTCGCGTTCAACATCGACCTCGCCACGCCGCTGCGACTCGAGGGACGCAACGCCTACGCCGTCGATCTCGAGCTCGACGTGCTCGTCCACGCCGACGGCGTCAGCCAGGTCGTCACCGACGAGGACGACTTCGAGTGGTCGGTCCGTGCCGGCCTCATCTCGCCGGCCGAGGCGGCGGCCACGCGAGCGGAGCTGCGACGGCTCGTCGGCGACATCGAGCGCGGCGACCTGCTCGCACTCCTGCGGCGAGCGTGGCCACTCGGCAAGGTCGACGCGCCGGGGGCGTCGCCGGTCGTGCGGGTGCCGGTTGCGGACGTTGCGGCCATCCGGCCCCGAACCCGCTTGACCTGGACGGCATGA
- a CDS encoding CopG family transcriptional regulator, which yields MSSHRLQLLLDEERYERIVTLAKQRKTSVAAVVREAIDRGLPSAPHRRVAAQNRILAAEPMPVGVRHVVPDADGVTGLLES from the coding sequence ATGTCGAGCCACCGTCTTCAGCTTCTCCTGGACGAGGAGCGCTATGAGCGCATCGTGACCCTCGCCAAGCAGCGGAAGACTTCTGTCGCCGCAGTCGTTCGCGAGGCGATCGACCGCGGCCTGCCCTCGGCTCCTCACCGCCGAGTCGCCGCCCAGAACAGGATTCTTGCCGCCGAGCCGATGCCAGTCGGCGTCCGTCACGTCGTTCCCGATGCGGACGGCGTGACGGGGCTGCTCGAGAGCTAG
- a CDS encoding RtcB family protein — MEIVEETPYRFRIDPRDDMRVPGIAFVSRALLPDSGADKWLEQVANVATLPGIVDASYAMPDAHWGYGFPIGGVAATAVEEGGVVSPGGVGFDISCGVRLYAADLTRDELAPLKAALMDGLGEATPRGMGTGAVWKLAGRDELEDVLMGGSRYAVQEGHGTQRDLDRCEDFGAVADADARQISDRAMERGLHQLGSLGSGNHFLEVQAVESVHDEAAASAFGLRVGQICVMIHCGSRGLGHQICTDHVKTMESAMPSYGISVPDRQLACVPVRSPEGASYLGAMAAAANYARANRQLLGEATRRVFSRVTGRSLELVYDISHNLAKLETHGGRELCVHRKGATRALPPGHGDLPADLAPHGQPVLIPGSMGTASYVLRGVVGGAAFASTCHGAGRLLSRHQAIKTVDGTALQARLESAGIAIRGASPRGLAEETPEAYKDVDEVVAVAEGAGLATRVARLVPVGVVKG, encoded by the coding sequence ATGGAGATCGTCGAGGAGACGCCGTACCGGTTCCGCATCGACCCGCGTGATGACATGCGCGTACCCGGAATCGCCTTTGTCTCCAGGGCATTGCTGCCCGACTCCGGCGCCGACAAGTGGCTGGAGCAGGTCGCGAACGTGGCGACGCTGCCGGGCATCGTCGACGCCTCGTACGCGATGCCGGACGCCCACTGGGGTTACGGATTCCCGATCGGCGGCGTGGCCGCGACCGCTGTCGAGGAAGGCGGCGTGGTGTCGCCCGGCGGGGTGGGGTTCGACATCTCGTGTGGCGTACGGCTGTACGCGGCCGACCTCACGCGCGACGAGCTGGCGCCCCTGAAGGCCGCGCTGATGGACGGGCTGGGCGAGGCGACGCCGCGCGGGATGGGTACCGGCGCGGTGTGGAAGCTGGCCGGCAGGGACGAGCTCGAGGACGTGCTGATGGGTGGATCGCGTTACGCCGTTCAGGAAGGGCACGGTACGCAACGCGACCTTGACAGGTGCGAGGACTTCGGCGCGGTGGCCGACGCCGACGCGCGGCAGATCAGCGACCGGGCGATGGAGCGCGGGCTGCATCAGCTCGGCAGCCTCGGGTCGGGCAACCACTTCCTCGAGGTGCAGGCCGTCGAGTCCGTGCACGACGAGGCGGCGGCTTCGGCGTTCGGGCTGCGGGTCGGGCAGATCTGCGTGATGATCCACTGCGGTTCGCGCGGGCTCGGGCACCAGATCTGCACCGACCATGTGAAGACGATGGAGTCGGCGATGCCGTCGTACGGAATCTCGGTCCCGGACCGGCAGCTCGCGTGCGTGCCGGTGCGGTCGCCCGAAGGTGCGTCGTACCTCGGTGCGATGGCGGCCGCGGCGAACTACGCGCGGGCCAACCGACAGCTGCTCGGCGAGGCGACGCGGCGGGTCTTCTCGCGGGTGACGGGACGGTCGCTGGAGCTCGTGTACGACATCTCGCACAACCTCGCGAAGCTGGAGACGCACGGCGGACGGGAGCTGTGCGTGCACCGGAAGGGCGCGACGCGGGCGCTGCCGCCGGGGCACGGCGACCTGCCGGCGGACCTCGCGCCGCACGGTCAGCCGGTGCTGATCCCGGGCTCGATGGGGACGGCGTCGTACGTCCTGCGCGGAGTCGTCGGTGGTGCCGCGTTCGCCTCCACCTGCCACGGCGCCGGCCGGCTGCTGAGCCGGCACCAGGCGATCAAGACGGTGGACGGCACCGCGCTCCAGGCCCGCCTCGAGTCCGCCGGCATAGCCATCCGCGGCGCCTCACCCCGCGGGCTGGCCGAGGAGACGCCGGAGGCGTACAAGGACGTCGACGAAGTGGTCGCCGTCGCCGAAGGAGCCGGCCTCGCCACCCGCGTAGCCCGCCTCGTCCCCGTCGGCGTGGTGAAGGGCTAG
- a CDS encoding maleylpyruvate isomerase N-terminal domain-containing protein, translating into MNVLVAFRAEAEALDSALAGLTIADLARPTNCPPWNVKELLVHIAGGLPPTGVLRATSREPQLDTVSNYQRPERATTAYHDDNVRRTQAGAATIVADDVKEMLTQRWQAALADWSDRPDGPVEGHMGVILLSDFVLTRVIAHAAHGLDLAISLDLPPWTTNEALAVMRPVWIALLGADPSWPDARLFSCATGRTPLTDAERTQLGPLAATFPLLS; encoded by the coding sequence ATGAACGTGCTGGTGGCGTTCCGCGCCGAAGCCGAGGCGCTGGACAGCGCGCTTGCCGGGTTGACGATCGCGGATCTTGCGCGGCCGACGAACTGCCCGCCCTGGAACGTGAAGGAGCTCCTCGTCCACATCGCCGGCGGCCTCCCGCCGACCGGCGTCCTTCGTGCGACCTCGCGCGAACCGCAGTTGGACACCGTCTCCAACTATCAGCGGCCCGAACGAGCGACGACCGCCTACCATGACGACAACGTGAGGCGAACTCAGGCCGGAGCCGCGACCATCGTCGCCGACGATGTCAAGGAGATGTTGACGCAGCGTTGGCAAGCCGCGTTGGCCGACTGGTCCGATCGGCCGGACGGTCCGGTCGAGGGCCACATGGGCGTCATCCTGCTGTCGGACTTCGTTCTCACGAGGGTGATCGCGCATGCCGCGCACGGGCTCGACCTCGCGATCAGCCTCGACCTCCCACCATGGACGACGAACGAAGCGCTGGCGGTCATGCGCCCGGTCTGGATCGCACTCCTCGGAGCCGATCCCTCTTGGCCCGACGCCCGCCTCTTCTCCTGCGCCACCGGCCGTACTCCCCTCACCGACGCCGAACGCACCCAGCTCGGCCCCCTCGCCGCAACCTTCCCCCTCCTCTCCTGA
- the polX gene encoding DNA polymerase/3'-5' exonuclease PolX: MARSNDQVAALMQEYADLTAITGGQAFRVRTYEKAARSIGGYHEDLAKLDRAGLRRIPNVGDSIADKITEFLTTGTIASVEKLRAKIPPGVLALTEISGLGPKKALALYEELGIASVEQLEEALDANRLDGLPGFGAKTIENIQHGIALLHSSGGRVLISTALEMAEDIVAALSQLEGVERCTYAGSLRRMRETIGDVDILVASLDPAPVMATFAELPLVAEVIARGEKKTSIRTVKAFQVDLRVVPPDSWGAALQYFTGSKEHNVRIREMAVRKKLKLSEYGLFHAENDELIVSQTEEEVYERLGLPWIPPTLREDRGEVAAALKNELPVLITEADLRGDLHTHTTLTDGIATLEEMVAVAATRGYEYYAITDHAPDLFMQRMTDAKMLKQREQVEKLAAKYPSMVLLHGTELNIGPEGEVDWPADFLAGFDICVASVHSLFDQPVEVMTRRFVRACENPYVHVIGHPFTRLIGRRDPVDVDADEVFKAAARTGTALEINAAPDRLDLSDEHVLRAKRHGVKFAIDSDAHSTLHLPFMRYGIGVAQRAWLTSDDVINTWPLDKLRAFLRKGKT, translated from the coding sequence ATGGCCCGTTCGAACGACCAGGTAGCCGCTCTCATGCAGGAGTATGCCGACCTGACGGCGATCACCGGCGGGCAGGCGTTCCGGGTCCGGACCTACGAGAAAGCGGCCCGTTCGATCGGCGGCTACCATGAGGACCTCGCCAAGCTGGACCGCGCCGGGCTGCGCAGGATTCCCAACGTCGGCGACTCGATCGCGGACAAGATCACCGAGTTCCTCACCACCGGCACGATCGCCTCGGTCGAGAAGCTCCGCGCGAAGATCCCGCCAGGCGTCCTCGCGCTCACCGAGATCTCCGGACTCGGCCCGAAGAAGGCGCTCGCGCTGTACGAGGAGCTCGGCATCGCCTCCGTCGAGCAGCTCGAGGAAGCCCTCGACGCCAACCGGCTCGACGGCCTGCCGGGCTTCGGCGCCAAGACCATCGAGAACATCCAGCACGGCATCGCACTCCTGCACTCCTCCGGCGGCCGGGTGTTGATCAGCACCGCGCTCGAGATGGCCGAGGACATCGTCGCGGCGCTCTCGCAGCTCGAGGGCGTCGAGCGCTGCACGTACGCTGGCTCGCTGCGCAGGATGCGCGAGACGATCGGCGACGTCGACATCCTCGTCGCGTCGCTCGATCCCGCGCCCGTCATGGCGACGTTCGCCGAGCTGCCGCTGGTCGCGGAGGTGATCGCGCGCGGCGAGAAGAAGACGTCGATCCGTACGGTCAAGGCCTTCCAGGTCGACCTGCGCGTCGTACCGCCGGACTCGTGGGGCGCCGCACTGCAGTACTTCACCGGCTCGAAGGAGCACAACGTACGCATCCGCGAGATGGCCGTGCGGAAGAAGCTCAAGCTGTCGGAGTACGGCCTCTTCCACGCCGAGAACGACGAGCTGATCGTCTCGCAGACCGAGGAGGAGGTGTACGAACGCCTCGGCCTGCCGTGGATTCCGCCCACCCTGCGCGAGGACCGCGGTGAGGTCGCGGCGGCGCTGAAGAACGAGCTGCCCGTTCTGATCACCGAGGCAGATCTGCGCGGCGACCTGCACACGCACACGACGTTGACCGACGGCATCGCGACGCTGGAGGAGATGGTCGCGGTCGCGGCGACGCGCGGGTACGAGTACTACGCGATCACCGACCACGCGCCGGACCTGTTCATGCAGCGCATGACCGACGCGAAGATGCTCAAGCAACGCGAGCAGGTCGAGAAGCTCGCCGCGAAGTACCCGTCGATGGTGCTGCTGCACGGCACCGAGCTGAACATCGGTCCGGAGGGCGAGGTCGACTGGCCGGCGGACTTCCTTGCGGGCTTCGACATCTGCGTCGCCTCGGTGCACTCGCTCTTCGACCAGCCCGTCGAGGTGATGACGCGGCGCTTCGTCCGCGCGTGCGAGAACCCGTACGTTCACGTCATCGGCCACCCGTTCACCCGTCTGATCGGCCGGCGCGACCCAGTCGACGTCGACGCGGACGAGGTCTTCAAGGCCGCCGCGCGTACGGGCACCGCGCTGGAGATCAACGCCGCGCCCGATCGGCTCGACCTGTCCGACGAGCACGTGCTGCGCGCGAAGCGGCACGGGGTGAAGTTCGCGATCGACTCCGACGCGCACTCGACGTTGCATTTGCCCTTCATGCGTTACGGAATCGGCGTCGCCCAACGAGCCTGGCTCACCTCCGACGACGTCATCAACACCTGGCCACTCGACAAGCTCCGAGCGTTCCTGCGGAAGGGCAAGACATGA
- a CDS encoding penicillin acylase family protein yields the protein MIEAVDYRVKGLRGPVELIIDEWGIPHLYAENTDDVFFAQGFNAARDRLFQIDLWRRRGLGQLAEAFGPEYVEQDQAARLFLYRGDLEREWASYGPDAEQIATQFTTGINAYVDWLDDHPDQLPPEFGMLDYRPAKWAPEDVVRVRSHAIIHNVTSELARARFLHAGGGSEADKLRRRIEPEHDIEIPDGLDLDIPSGVLRTFALAAQQVVFTGDPREPLLRVGEGAPPPADQEGSNNWTIHGSRTATGRPILANDPHRAYSTPSLRYVAHLVAPGLDVIGAGEPALPGVSIGHNDAIAFGLTIFPIDGQDVYVYDLDPDDHTRYRYRDGWENLEIVTESLAVRGEDERKVDLTFTRHGPVVHTDVQRSKAYVVRSTWSEPGTAAYFGSIGYMRARSWPEFREALANWGAPGENQVYADIEGNIGWKAAGFVPKRVGYDGLLPVPGDGRYEWDGFFSSAEFPEIFNPDEGFWATANQFNLPDGYPAERALSYEWFDPGRYQRMVEVLAANENVTMQDAMRLQTDVNSLAAREVVGALRDVAPDDDVTTRALELLTCWDGETSAESAGAALFEVWIMRHFARAYLRMAVPPAGMRVLETFDYEGMRESLRKPGPVFGVDAERKRDELVRSSLRAAYADLEGMLGDDPAAWRWGDLHRTTIPHPLGFLDPSLEPPSLPMGGSGTTVNVAGYRLSDFLLTAGASFRTVIDVGEWDNSVVINTPGQSGNPSSKHYLDLHDRWHQGEYVPLLYSREAVEQHADERHRLLPE from the coding sequence ATGATCGAAGCCGTGGACTATCGCGTGAAGGGGCTACGAGGACCGGTCGAGCTGATCATCGACGAGTGGGGCATCCCCCATCTGTACGCCGAGAACACCGACGACGTCTTCTTCGCGCAGGGGTTCAATGCCGCGCGGGATCGGCTGTTCCAGATCGATCTCTGGCGACGCCGCGGGTTGGGGCAGTTGGCGGAGGCGTTCGGGCCGGAGTACGTCGAGCAGGACCAGGCCGCTCGCCTCTTCCTCTACCGCGGCGACCTCGAACGCGAGTGGGCCTCCTACGGGCCGGACGCCGAGCAGATCGCCACCCAGTTCACCACCGGCATCAACGCGTACGTCGACTGGCTCGACGACCACCCCGACCAGCTGCCGCCCGAGTTCGGCATGCTCGACTACCGCCCCGCCAAGTGGGCACCCGAGGACGTCGTCAGGGTCCGCAGCCACGCGATCATCCACAACGTCACCAGCGAGCTCGCCCGAGCAAGATTCCTGCACGCCGGCGGCGGAAGCGAAGCCGACAAGCTCCGACGCCGCATCGAGCCCGAGCACGACATCGAGATCCCCGACGGCCTCGACCTCGACATCCCGAGCGGCGTCCTGCGTACGTTCGCGCTCGCCGCCCAGCAGGTCGTCTTCACCGGCGACCCGCGCGAGCCACTGCTCCGGGTCGGCGAAGGCGCACCCCCGCCGGCCGACCAGGAGGGCAGCAACAACTGGACGATCCACGGCAGCCGCACCGCCACCGGACGGCCGATCCTCGCGAACGACCCCCATCGCGCCTACAGCACGCCGAGCCTCCGCTACGTCGCCCACCTCGTCGCTCCCGGCCTCGACGTCATCGGCGCCGGCGAGCCCGCCCTGCCCGGCGTCTCGATCGGGCACAACGACGCGATCGCGTTCGGCCTGACGATCTTCCCGATCGACGGCCAGGACGTGTACGTCTACGACCTCGACCCTGACGACCACACGAGATATCGCTACCGAGACGGCTGGGAGAACCTCGAGATCGTCACCGAGTCCCTCGCCGTCAGGGGCGAGGACGAGCGCAAGGTCGACTTGACGTTCACTCGCCACGGTCCAGTCGTCCACACGGATGTCCAACGCAGCAAGGCGTACGTGGTCCGTTCGACCTGGTCCGAGCCCGGCACCGCCGCGTACTTCGGCAGCATCGGCTACATGCGCGCCCGCAGCTGGCCGGAGTTCCGCGAGGCGCTCGCGAACTGGGGCGCGCCGGGCGAGAACCAGGTCTATGCCGACATCGAGGGCAACATCGGCTGGAAAGCGGCCGGGTTCGTTCCCAAGCGCGTCGGTTACGACGGCCTGCTGCCCGTGCCCGGCGACGGCAGGTACGAGTGGGACGGCTTCTTCTCGAGCGCGGAGTTCCCCGAGATCTTCAACCCAGACGAGGGATTCTGGGCGACCGCGAACCAGTTCAACCTTCCCGACGGCTACCCCGCCGAGCGCGCGTTGTCGTACGAGTGGTTCGACCCCGGCCGCTACCAGCGCATGGTCGAGGTGCTCGCGGCGAACGAGAACGTCACGATGCAGGACGCCATGCGGCTGCAGACCGACGTCAACTCACTCGCCGCCCGCGAGGTCGTCGGGGCGCTCCGCGACGTCGCGCCGGACGATGACGTCACGACGCGGGCACTCGAGCTGCTGACGTGTTGGGACGGCGAGACGTCGGCGGAGTCGGCGGGCGCCGCGCTGTTCGAGGTGTGGATCATGCGCCACTTCGCCCGCGCGTACCTGCGCATGGCGGTGCCGCCGGCGGGGATGCGCGTGCTCGAGACGTTCGACTACGAAGGCATGCGCGAGTCGCTCCGCAAGCCCGGCCCGGTCTTCGGTGTCGACGCCGAACGCAAGCGCGACGAGCTCGTCCGGTCGAGCCTGCGCGCCGCGTACGCCGACCTCGAAGGGATGCTCGGCGACGACCCGGCGGCGTGGCGATGGGGCGACCTGCACCGGACGACGATCCCGCACCCGCTCGGCTTCCTCGACCCGAGCCTCGAGCCGCCGTCGCTGCCGATGGGCGGCTCCGGAACGACCGTGAACGTCGCCGGCTACCGGCTGTCGGACTTCCTGCTCACTGCTGGCGCGAGCTTCCGTACGGTGATCGACGTGGGGGAGTGGGACAACTCCGTGGTGATCAACACGCCCGGCCAGTCTGGCAACCCGAGCAGCAAGCACTACCTCGACCTGCACGACAGATGGCACCAGGGCGAGTACGTGCCGCTGCTCTACTCCCGCGAAGCCGTCGAGCAGCACGCCGACGAACGCCACCGCCTACTGCCGGAGTGA